One Candidatus Desulfatibia profunda genomic window carries:
- a CDS encoding type II toxin-antitoxin system HigB family toxin, translating to MHIISRKRLLEFAKKHPDCSAALESWYRIVKRTDFNSFAELRQTFPSADKVGNLTVFNIGGNKARLIAAI from the coding sequence ATGCACATAATCTCCCGAAAGCGCTTACTTGAATTTGCAAAAAAGCATCCTGATTGTTCTGCCGCGCTTGAATCTTGGTATCGGATCGTCAAACGTACTGATTTCAATTCATTTGCCGAACTCCGACAGACTTTTCCGAGTGCTGATAAAGTCGGCAATTTAACGGTTTTTAATATTGGCGGCAATAAGGCTCGTTTGATTGCAGCCATA